From a region of the Armatimonas rosea genome:
- a CDS encoding ABC transporter substrate-binding protein: MLTRRHFLGALGLASLTGCGRGSTRTTVRFWNGFTGPDGRTMLRLVRRFNEENPDITVLMQRMDWGTYYNKLFVGGLGGRAPEVFVLHTRALLRFARAGFAEPLDPLLGDFPAATNDLDPNVWEAAKVQGNHYGLPLDVHAMGMYYNKKLFSEAGLDPTKPPTNRAEFIEAMRRIKKPGKNGEPDQWGYVFTNFETCTYTFLKQFGGSPFTPDYSRCTLASPENIAALTFCRSLIKDGLVPSPENIDSWIGFRQGRIGMVFEGIYMLADLQKQKDLDFAGAPVPQVTDHKAVWADSHNLCLKAGLPADKQRAAWKFMRFLSDNSVDWADGGQIPTRPSLRATARFKAMSVQSAFAEQVPYVQYQPRLPFIFEYQTEYNLAVEKILRGKASPEEALTAAEKRVNEIIKREATP, from the coding sequence GCACGATGCTTCGGCTTGTCCGGCGCTTTAACGAGGAGAACCCGGATATCACGGTCCTCATGCAGCGGATGGACTGGGGCACCTACTACAACAAGCTCTTCGTCGGGGGGCTGGGGGGGCGCGCACCGGAGGTCTTTGTCCTCCATACCCGCGCTCTGCTCCGCTTCGCCCGCGCAGGCTTTGCCGAGCCCCTCGATCCGCTCCTGGGCGACTTTCCCGCCGCAACAAACGACCTCGATCCCAATGTCTGGGAGGCGGCGAAGGTCCAGGGAAACCACTACGGCCTCCCGCTCGATGTGCATGCGATGGGCATGTACTACAACAAAAAACTCTTCTCCGAGGCGGGCCTCGATCCCACCAAGCCGCCCACAAACCGCGCCGAGTTTATCGAGGCGATGCGCCGCATCAAGAAGCCCGGCAAGAACGGCGAGCCCGACCAGTGGGGCTATGTCTTCACCAACTTTGAGACCTGTACCTATACTTTTCTGAAACAGTTTGGCGGCTCCCCGTTTACCCCGGACTACTCCCGCTGCACCCTGGCGAGCCCGGAGAATATCGCAGCGCTGACGTTCTGCCGCAGCCTCATCAAAGACGGCCTCGTGCCCTCGCCGGAGAATATCGACTCGTGGATCGGGTTTCGGCAGGGACGGATCGGGATGGTCTTTGAGGGAATCTACATGCTCGCCGACCTCCAGAAGCAAAAAGACCTGGACTTTGCCGGTGCGCCCGTGCCGCAGGTGACCGACCACAAAGCGGTCTGGGCCGACTCCCACAACCTCTGCCTCAAGGCGGGGCTCCCCGCCGACAAGCAGCGCGCGGCCTGGAAGTTCATGCGCTTTCTCTCGGACAATAGTGTCGACTGGGCCGACGGGGGCCAGATCCCGACCCGCCCGAGCCTGCGTGCCACGGCGCGCTTCAAGGCCATGTCCGTGCAGAGTGCCTTCGCCGAGCAGGTGCCCTATGTCCAGTACCAGCCGCGCCTGCCCTTTATCTTTGAGTACCAGACCGAGTACAACCTCGCGGTGGAGAAGATCCTGCGCGGCAAGGCCAGCCCTGAGGAGGCCCTCACCGCCGCAGAGAAACGGGTCAATGAGATCATCAAACGGGAGGCCACCCCATGA
- a CDS encoding pirin family protein codes for MSIRTLALIAEPTRAAEAEGVTILRALGSERLVLLDPFLLLDHLTVAPSAEPYLGFPRHPHRGIETLTFVVEGWVKHRDSLGSDSQVEAGGVQWMRAGSGIFHEEYLQAGSAGSEALQVWFNLPAALKMTPPEYQAVEASALPELTLPGGARVVVVAGERDGVQGPVSRTGIHVTYLAVTLPAGVSVTLSAPRSQTAFAYVYRGSVHFGERTVTAGHLAIFADEPIPEPEADVVAATAPQDTEARFIFLCATPLREPIFQYRSSVMNTVSELGQVVDDLANGTFTTPRGT; via the coding sequence ATGTCTATACGAACACTCGCACTGATCGCGGAGCCGACACGAGCTGCGGAGGCGGAGGGGGTGACGATCCTACGCGCCTTGGGAAGTGAGCGCCTCGTTCTCCTCGATCCCTTTCTCTTGCTGGACCATCTGACGGTTGCCCCGTCAGCCGAGCCCTACCTCGGATTTCCTCGCCATCCCCACCGGGGAATCGAGACCCTGACCTTTGTGGTGGAGGGCTGGGTGAAGCACCGGGATTCTCTGGGGAGCGATAGCCAGGTCGAGGCCGGCGGGGTCCAGTGGATGCGCGCAGGGAGTGGCATCTTCCACGAGGAGTATCTCCAGGCAGGGAGCGCGGGCAGCGAGGCACTTCAGGTCTGGTTCAACCTCCCCGCGGCGCTGAAAATGACCCCGCCCGAGTATCAGGCGGTCGAAGCAAGCGCGCTCCCCGAGCTCACGCTCCCCGGCGGCGCGCGAGTCGTGGTCGTGGCGGGGGAGCGGGACGGGGTCCAAGGGCCGGTGAGCCGCACGGGGATTCACGTGACCTACCTGGCAGTGACCCTGCCGGCGGGAGTGAGTGTCACCCTGTCCGCACCCCGCTCCCAGACTGCCTTTGCCTATGTCTACCGAGGCAGTGTGCACTTTGGCGAGCGCACAGTTACTGCAGGGCACCTGGCGATCTTCGCCGATGAGCCCATCCCCGAGCCGGAGGCAGATGTCGTGGCCGCGACTGCCCCTCAAGACACCGAGGCGCGCTTTATCTTCCTGTGTGCCACCCCGCTGCGTGAGCCCATCTTCCAGTACCGGTCGTCGGTGATGAACACGGTCAGCGAGCTGGGGCAGGTGGTCGATGACCTGGCAAATGGCACTTTTACCACGCCTCGGGGCACGTAG
- a CDS encoding carbohydrate ABC transporter permease: MIDKSPRRVGTRGAASGWLFAAPHLALFAAFVLGPLLFGLGLSLFRWDILTTRPAQFVGAANYQEALKDEYVTKALWATVRFVLMAVPSTIFLALLLAVGLSQVSERRRAFWRALCYLPHLLTVSVVGLLWRWFYNTEFGLFNAYLVPLGLPKIAWLSDVNWAMPAIVIMTLWWTLGGPMLVFLAAIQNIPTSYNEAAAIDGATEPQIFWRVTLPLLRPVLLFSMVMNVVGSFQVFGQVFMITRGGPELSTRTLVQYIYDTAFNNYRMGYAAAISWLLFLVIAVFSILQFRLMREKK; encoded by the coding sequence ATGATCGATAAATCCCCCCGCCGGGTGGGGACTAGGGGGGCAGCGTCCGGCTGGCTCTTTGCCGCGCCACACCTGGCTCTCTTTGCCGCCTTTGTTCTGGGGCCACTGCTCTTTGGTCTGGGGCTGAGCCTCTTTCGCTGGGATATCCTCACCACACGTCCCGCGCAGTTTGTCGGGGCGGCCAACTACCAGGAGGCGCTCAAGGACGAGTATGTTACCAAGGCGCTCTGGGCGACCGTGCGCTTTGTGCTGATGGCAGTGCCCTCCACGATCTTTCTGGCGCTCTTGCTGGCCGTGGGGCTCTCCCAGGTCTCGGAGCGGCGGCGGGCGTTCTGGCGGGCGCTGTGCTACCTGCCGCACCTGCTGACCGTCAGCGTGGTCGGGCTCCTCTGGCGCTGGTTCTACAACACGGAGTTTGGCCTCTTTAACGCCTACCTGGTGCCGCTGGGGCTCCCCAAGATCGCCTGGCTCTCCGATGTCAACTGGGCCATGCCCGCGATCGTGATCATGACCCTGTGGTGGACCCTGGGCGGCCCGATGCTGGTCTTCCTCGCGGCGATCCAGAACATCCCCACCTCCTACAACGAGGCCGCCGCGATAGATGGTGCCACCGAGCCGCAGATCTTCTGGCGCGTGACCCTCCCGCTGCTGCGGCCCGTGCTGCTCTTCTCCATGGTGATGAATGTCGTGGGCTCGTTCCAGGTCTTTGGGCAGGTCTTTATGATCACCCGCGGTGGCCCGGAGCTCTCGACCCGCACCCTGGTGCAGTATATCTACGACACGGCCTTCAATAACTACCGCATGGGCTACGCCGCCGCGATCTCCTGGCTACTCTTCTTGGTGATCGCCGTGTTCTCCATCCTTCAGTTCCGGCTGATGCGGGAGAAGAAGTAG
- a CDS encoding arabinan endo-1,5-alpha-L-arabinosidase encodes MRELAGDIQHVHDPVLAISGGKWHVFSTGNGIPYRVSDDGIHWRYVKEIFSTLPAWHKEVIPGTRNPWAPDISFWGGRWRLLYSVSTFGSQHSAIGMASCEKLGGDGWRDDGPVFVSKRGDPYNAIDPNVFVERDGTPWLTFGSFWQGIFLLKLDPKTGKPVSNAEPKCIAARPGSTAIEAPFILKRAGWYYLFVSHDFCCRGVNSTYKSVVGRSRTLEGPYVDRAGKALLAGGGTTVSQSQGRWRGPGHCAVVGDTFLCHSYDAQHEGIPTLFMSSLRWDGGWPALKDTEKKTKWADVIGDWEHQPDGGAATMLQLKADGSTSAPGGTWTREGQTVTLRWPAEQAPGGAWIDKLTLAGDLSRYEGKNQQGQAIHGTRVA; translated from the coding sequence ATGAGAGAGCTGGCGGGCGATATTCAGCATGTCCACGATCCTGTACTGGCAATAAGTGGTGGAAAGTGGCATGTGTTCTCAACAGGTAATGGGATTCCGTACCGGGTCTCCGACGATGGCATTCACTGGAGGTATGTCAAAGAGATCTTTTCTACCCTTCCTGCCTGGCATAAAGAGGTGATTCCAGGGACGCGTAATCCCTGGGCACCCGATATCTCGTTCTGGGGCGGGCGCTGGCGGCTGCTCTACTCGGTCTCGACCTTTGGGAGCCAGCACTCGGCGATTGGGATGGCGAGCTGCGAGAAGCTCGGCGGCGATGGCTGGCGCGACGATGGCCCGGTCTTTGTCTCCAAGCGTGGCGATCCCTACAACGCGATCGACCCCAATGTCTTTGTGGAGAGAGACGGGACACCGTGGCTGACCTTTGGCTCGTTCTGGCAGGGGATCTTCTTGCTCAAGCTCGACCCCAAGACCGGTAAGCCCGTTTCAAACGCGGAGCCCAAGTGTATCGCGGCTCGGCCCGGCTCGACCGCGATCGAGGCCCCGTTTATCCTCAAGCGCGCGGGCTGGTACTATCTTTTTGTGAGCCATGACTTCTGCTGCCGGGGAGTCAATAGCACCTACAAGAGTGTGGTAGGGCGCTCCAGGACACTCGAAGGGCCGTACGTAGACCGCGCTGGGAAGGCGCTGCTCGCGGGCGGGGGGACCACGGTCTCGCAGAGCCAGGGACGCTGGCGGGGGCCGGGGCACTGCGCCGTGGTGGGCGATACGTTCCTGTGCCACTCCTACGATGCCCAGCACGAGGGAATCCCAACCCTGTTTATGTCGTCGCTGCGCTGGGACGGCGGCTGGCCGGCGCTCAAAGACACCGAAAAAAAAACAAAGTGGGCTGATGTGATCGGAGACTGGGAGCACCAGCCCGATGGTGGCGCGGCGACCATGCTCCAGCTCAAGGCCGATGGCTCCACCAGTGCGCCGGGGGGAACCTGGACACGGGAAGGACAGACCGTCACCCTGCGCTGGCCCGCGGAGCAGGCCCCGGGGGGCGCGTGGATCGACAAGCTCACCCTGGCGGGCGATCTCTCCCGCTACGAGGGCAAGAACCAGCAGGGCCAGGCGATCCACGGAACCCGTGTCGCCTGA
- a CDS encoding GNAT family N-acetyltransferase produces MERLTGDRVCLRGVALTDTDAVFAIWSDPEAMRYWSHPPYTERAQAEAKLTGDLASSAAGSALPWAITLVGDDQLIGMCTLHQIDLSNGRAEVGYLLGRSYWGQGLATEAASLVIDYAFTTLGLRRLEADIDPRNTGSQRLLERLGFERDGYLRERWCVAGEVSDSALYGLLAREWSIK; encoded by the coding sequence ATGGAGAGACTCACCGGCGACCGTGTCTGCCTGCGCGGTGTCGCCCTCACCGATACCGATGCGGTCTTTGCGATCTGGTCCGACCCGGAGGCGATGCGCTACTGGTCGCATCCCCCCTACACGGAGCGGGCGCAGGCCGAGGCGAAGCTCACCGGCGATCTTGCATCCAGCGCCGCGGGCTCCGCACTCCCTTGGGCGATCACGCTCGTGGGGGATGACCAGCTGATTGGAATGTGCACGCTACACCAGATTGATCTCAGCAATGGTCGCGCTGAGGTGGGCTACCTGCTCGGGCGGTCGTACTGGGGACAGGGGCTCGCGACCGAGGCCGCGTCGCTGGTGATCGACTATGCCTTCACGACACTTGGGCTGCGCCGCCTGGAGGCCGATATCGACCCGCGTAATACAGGCTCCCAGCGCCTCCTAGAGCGCCTAGGCTTTGAGCGCGATGGCTACCTGCGTGAGCGCTGGTGTGTGGCGGGAGAGGTCTCCGATAGCGCCCTCTATGGCCTGCTGGCGCGGGAGTGGAGCATAAAATGA
- a CDS encoding carbohydrate ABC transporter permease: MKRRKLSLAELLIALAALVFVFPVAMIFIMAFKPDGEVIKFESILPRVPTLGNFQEVLGTPEEIPLLRWFLNSLGIATATSVLVLTVSSLSAYAFARLDLPGKKWVFPVVIGTLMVPGQILLVPVYLELNALHWLDTPLSLIVPVGGGAFGFFMLHSFFTGIPRELEEAAELDGCSRFGIFWNVVIPLARAPLAALAIFTFVGSWNDFLGPLVYLDSVDHYTLPVGVALFQSSYASEYGLTLAAGTLCTLPTILAFLIFQRHILAGMAASGLKE; the protein is encoded by the coding sequence ATGAAGCGACGGAAACTCTCTCTGGCAGAGCTCCTGATCGCCCTGGCGGCGCTGGTCTTTGTCTTTCCGGTGGCGATGATCTTTATCATGGCCTTTAAGCCCGATGGCGAGGTCATTAAGTTCGAGAGCATCCTGCCGCGTGTCCCGACCCTGGGCAACTTCCAGGAGGTGCTGGGAACCCCCGAGGAGATCCCGCTCTTGCGCTGGTTCCTCAACTCGCTCGGGATCGCCACGGCCACCTCGGTGCTGGTGCTGACCGTCTCGTCGCTCTCGGCCTATGCCTTTGCACGGCTGGACCTGCCGGGGAAAAAATGGGTTTTTCCGGTGGTGATCGGGACCCTCATGGTGCCAGGGCAGATCCTGCTGGTGCCGGTCTACCTGGAGCTCAACGCCCTTCACTGGCTCGATACCCCGCTCTCGCTGATCGTCCCCGTGGGCGGCGGTGCCTTTGGCTTCTTCATGCTCCATAGCTTCTTCACGGGCATCCCCCGTGAGCTGGAAGAGGCCGCCGAGCTCGATGGCTGCTCGCGCTTTGGGATCTTCTGGAACGTCGTGATCCCCCTGGCGCGTGCGCCTCTGGCCGCCCTGGCGATCTTCACGTTTGTGGGTTCCTGGAACGACTTTTTAGGCCCGCTGGTCTATCTCGACTCCGTGGACCACTACACGCTCCCGGTCGGGGTGGCGCTGTTCCAGAGCAGCTACGCCAGCGAGTACGGCCTGACTCTCGCCGCAGGAACACTCTGCACCCTCCCGACCATCCTGGCGTTTCTAATCTTCCAGCGGCATATCCTGGCAGGCATGGCGGCGTCGGGGCTGAAGGAATAA